Proteins encoded within one genomic window of Polaribacter sp. NJDZ03:
- a CDS encoding transposase, with product MKYEVLVEDSFYHIYNCGNNKENIFIEEQNYAYFLLLVKKHLSKTLEILTYCLLKNHFHLLIKTKEEVASKEISQSFSNLFNAYSKSINKKYGRSGSLFKDRFSRIKLDNEEYLRKLILYIHLNPTHHQFVGDFRTYKHSSYNSILSDKKTSLLRDYVINIFEDKQNFIDSHKVKEVIILESLTLE from the coding sequence ATGAAATATGAAGTTTTAGTAGAAGATTCTTTTTACCATATTTATAACTGTGGAAACAATAAAGAAAATATTTTTATTGAAGAGCAGAATTATGCTTATTTTCTTCTATTAGTAAAAAAACACCTTTCTAAAACTTTAGAGATTTTGACTTATTGTTTATTGAAAAATCACTTTCACTTATTAATAAAGACAAAAGAAGAGGTTGCTTCAAAAGAAATATCTCAATCATTTTCAAATTTATTTAATGCGTATTCAAAAAGTATCAATAAAAAATATGGAAGAAGTGGAAGTTTATTTAAAGATCGTTTTTCAAGAATAAAATTAGATAATGAAGAGTATTTAAGAAAGTTGATTTTATACATTCATTTAAACCCAACACACCATCAGTTTGTAGGTGATTTTAGAACGTATAAACATTCTTCTTACAATTCTATTTTATCAGATAAAAAAACAAGTTTATTAAGAGACTATGTTATCAATATTTTTGAAGACAAACAAAATTTTATCGACTCTCATAAAGTTAAGGAAGTAATTATTTTAGAATCCTTAACTTTAGAGTAA
- a CDS encoding 3-hydroxyacyl-ACP dehydratase FabZ family protein, with the protein MNSIEIIKNLPYTNPFLFVDELTEISENGVTGNYTFKENAFFYEGHFKGNPITPGVILTETMAQIGVVCLGIYLLKDEISSEEKKPQIALTSNQVDFYLPVLPNEKVTVISEKEYFRFNKLKCKVKMMNEKNELVCRGTISGMILI; encoded by the coding sequence ATGAACTCAATAGAAATCATTAAAAACCTTCCGTATACAAATCCTTTTTTGTTTGTTGATGAACTCACAGAAATTTCAGAAAACGGAGTTACTGGAAATTATACATTTAAAGAGAATGCCTTTTTTTATGAGGGTCATTTTAAAGGAAATCCGATTACGCCAGGTGTTATTTTAACAGAAACAATGGCGCAAATTGGTGTTGTTTGTTTGGGTATTTATTTATTAAAAGACGAAATTTCATCCGAAGAAAAAAAACCACAAATTGCTTTAACCTCTAATCAGGTGGATTTCTATTTGCCTGTTTTACCAAATGAAAAAGTAACGGTAATTTCAGAAAAAGAATATTTTAGATTCAATAAATTGAAGTGCAAAGTAAAAATGATGAATGAGAAAAATGAATTGGTTTGCAGAGGAACTATTTCTGGAATGATATTAATTTAG
- a CDS encoding beta-ketoacyl synthase, translating to MKNRVVITGLGVVAPNGVGLQEFTNAIKTGKSGITFHQNLKDKGFSCCIGGIPEVSEEKKAAYLSPLQLRGFNSTSILYGCMAGIDAWKDAGFSVDENSKLDYDSGLIFGTGTSGIEKFREAIYKIDDQNVRRLGSTSVVQTMASGISAYLGGILGLGNQVTTNSSACTTGTEALLMGFERIKNGKAKRMLVGSSSDSSLYTWGGFDAMRVMSYKHNESPEKGSRPMSETASGFVPGSGAGALVLESLESALERKATIYAEVLGGNINSGGQRNGGTLTAPNAEAVQKCITDAILDAAISVDEIDVINGHLTATSKDSLEIENWTKALQRKGTDFPYINSLKSMVGHCLAASGAIESVASVLQIKEQFVFPNINCEDVHSEISELISTDKIPTKMVEKNITILAKASFGFGDVNACVIFKKYKL from the coding sequence ATGAAAAATAGAGTCGTAATTACGGGTTTAGGAGTTGTTGCACCAAATGGCGTTGGTTTGCAGGAATTTACAAATGCCATAAAAACTGGGAAATCTGGAATTACCTTTCATCAGAATTTAAAGGACAAAGGATTTTCTTGCTGTATTGGTGGAATTCCAGAAGTTTCTGAAGAAAAAAAAGCTGCATATTTATCGCCTTTACAATTAAGAGGTTTCAATAGTACAAGTATTTTATACGGTTGTATGGCAGGAATTGATGCTTGGAAAGACGCTGGTTTTTCGGTGGATGAAAACTCTAAATTGGACTATGATTCTGGATTAATTTTTGGAACAGGAACCTCTGGTATTGAAAAATTTAGAGAAGCAATTTATAAAATTGACGATCAAAATGTAAGACGTTTGGGTAGTACTTCTGTGGTACAAACAATGGCAAGCGGTATTTCGGCTTATTTAGGCGGAATTCTAGGTTTAGGAAACCAAGTAACGACAAATTCATCTGCTTGCACAACGGGTACAGAAGCCTTGTTAATGGGGTTTGAACGTATTAAAAACGGAAAGGCAAAAAGAATGTTAGTTGGCAGTTCTAGCGACAGTAGTTTGTATACTTGGGGTGGATTTGATGCAATGCGTGTAATGTCTTATAAGCACAATGAAAGTCCAGAAAAAGGATCGAGACCTATGAGTGAAACTGCGTCTGGTTTTGTTCCTGGAAGTGGCGCAGGTGCCTTGGTTTTAGAATCGTTAGAAAGCGCTTTAGAAAGAAAAGCAACCATTTATGCAGAGGTTTTAGGTGGGAATATAAATTCTGGCGGACAAAGAAATGGCGGAACTTTAACTGCGCCAAATGCAGAAGCGGTTCAGAAATGTATAACAGATGCAATTTTAGATGCTGCTATTTCTGTAGATGAAATTGATGTAATAAACGGCCATTTAACAGCCACTTCTAAAGACAGTTTAGAGATAGAAAATTGGACCAAAGCATTGCAAAGAAAAGGAACTGATTTTCCTTACATTAACTCTTTAAAATCTATGGTTGGCCATTGTTTGGCTGCTTCTGGTGCTATTGAGTCTGTAGCTTCCGTTTTGCAAATTAAAGAACAGTTTGTGTTTCCGAATATTAATTGCGAAGATGTGCATTCAGAAATTTCTGAATTAATTTCTACAGATAAAATTCCGACAAAAATGGTGGAGAAAAACATTACTATTTTAGCAAAAGCAAGTTTTGGTTTTGGTGATGTTAATGCATGTGTTATCTTTAAAAAGTATAAATTATAA
- a CDS encoding acyl carrier protein: MTKEEIISKLTTIVKPYIQNEEGFKNLSEETDFINDLEINSANLVDIILDVEDEFNIEIDNDSMEKMLSVKATIAVIQSKTDA, encoded by the coding sequence ATGACGAAAGAAGAAATTATATCGAAATTAACAACAATTGTAAAACCATATATTCAAAACGAAGAAGGTTTTAAAAACTTATCTGAAGAAACAGATTTTATAAATGATTTAGAGATAAATTCTGCAAATTTGGTAGATATTATTTTAGATGTAGAAGATGAATTTAATATAGAAATAGACAACGATTCTATGGAGAAAATGCTTTCTGTAAAAGCAACTATTGCTGTAATTCAATCTAAAACGGATGCATAA
- a CDS encoding 4'-phosphopantetheinyl transferase superfamily protein produces MHNIGNDIVDLNLAKTQSKWQRKGFLEKQFTQKEQEEIRDAENPFLKVWQFWSMKEAAYKCYTQKIEKRFFAPQKFECSLISKTEGFVLFKDHKYGTSTSFNPFYIHTIAKEENNEVVIFSKIGSSKKTHIDLKIQLAIETGVLSEEIIKIKTTVGAPLFYHKKKLLTKSCSISHHGNYGAFVFSLEK; encoded by the coding sequence ATGCATAATATTGGCAATGATATTGTAGATTTAAACCTTGCTAAAACCCAAAGTAAATGGCAACGAAAAGGGTTTTTAGAGAAACAATTCACCCAAAAAGAACAAGAAGAAATTCGTGATGCAGAGAATCCATTTTTAAAAGTTTGGCAATTTTGGTCTATGAAAGAAGCGGCTTATAAATGTTATACTCAAAAAATAGAAAAACGCTTTTTTGCACCTCAAAAATTTGAATGTAGTTTAATTTCTAAAACAGAAGGCTTTGTGCTTTTTAAAGATCATAAATATGGTACAAGTACAAGTTTTAATCCATTTTATATCCATACAATTGCCAAAGAAGAGAATAATGAAGTTGTTATTTTTTCAAAGATTGGTTCATCAAAAAAAACACATATCGATCTAAAAATACAATTGGCCATAGAAACAGGTGTTTTATCCGAGGAAATCATAAAAATAAAAACAACTGTTGGTGCTCCTTTGTTTTATCACAAGAAAAAATTATTAACCAAATCTTGCTCAATTTCGCATCATGGAAATTATGGTGCCTTTGTGTTTTCTTTAGAGAAATAA
- a CDS encoding 3-oxoacyl-ACP synthase, giving the protein MSELKVKEALYKQCEAFVNKRLNTVTEIITSNQKALQSETKSSAGDKHETGRAMLQLEMEKASQQLAGITQMKEILAKIDVSKTSNIAHLGTVIETNITNYFLSISAGQLTVDNVVYFAISVSSPIGKLLLGKKMEDAIVFNGNTIIIKGLK; this is encoded by the coding sequence ATGTCGGAATTAAAAGTTAAAGAAGCACTTTATAAGCAGTGTGAAGCTTTTGTAAATAAACGCTTAAATACGGTTACAGAAATTATTACTTCAAATCAAAAAGCATTACAATCAGAAACTAAAAGTTCTGCTGGCGATAAGCATGAAACTGGTAGAGCCATGTTGCAGTTAGAAATGGAAAAAGCCAGTCAGCAACTTGCAGGAATTACACAAATGAAAGAGATTTTAGCTAAAATTGATGTTTCTAAAACGTCTAATATTGCACATCTAGGCACGGTGATTGAAACAAATATTACTAACTATTTTTTATCTATTTCTGCAGGTCAACTTACAGTTGATAATGTAGTGTATTTTGCTATTTCTGTTTCGTCTCCAATCGGTAAGTTGTTGTTAGGTAAAAAGATGGAAGATGCAATTGTTTTTAATGGAAATACAATAATTATAAAAGGACTAAAATAA
- a CDS encoding helix-turn-helix domain-containing protein, with product MSITLHRTHNYLKLQQSNFDIVNFQDLDKFESEEILTKNHKVDFYALIFITEGKGKHSIDFSDYEYDKGTILAIRKDQMHRFYLNKATKGFLLCFKEEFLNSYLNEIEVANAIQMFNELLVSPKTQLKDFDFESIFKLIKGIEKEVLVVNDIYSFKLIRSLLHILITLIYRIKSTGYNTLQQSRYLKEFIIFQNLLEEDYYKTKKVYDYADKLGYSAKKLNMVVKFIANKSAKEFIDDTVIIKVKRLLIHYDLSIKEIAFKTGFNEPTNLYKYFKKHTNSTPEEFRKKYA from the coding sequence ATGTCAATTACCCTACACAGAACCCATAATTACTTAAAACTCCAGCAATCAAATTTTGATATTGTCAATTTTCAAGACTTAGATAAGTTTGAAAGTGAAGAAATTCTTACAAAAAATCATAAAGTAGATTTTTATGCATTAATTTTTATAACAGAAGGAAAAGGTAAACACTCAATTGATTTTTCTGATTATGAATATGATAAAGGGACTATTTTGGCTATTAGAAAAGATCAAATGCATCGGTTTTATTTAAATAAGGCAACAAAAGGTTTTCTATTATGTTTTAAAGAAGAGTTTTTAAATAGTTATTTAAATGAAATTGAGGTTGCAAATGCTATTCAGATGTTTAATGAGTTATTAGTTTCTCCAAAAACACAATTAAAAGACTTCGATTTTGAGAGTATTTTTAAATTAATAAAAGGAATAGAAAAAGAGGTTTTAGTTGTAAATGATATTTATTCTTTTAAACTGATAAGGAGTTTATTACATATTTTAATTACTTTAATTTATAGAATAAAATCGACTGGGTATAACACTTTACAACAGAGTAGATATTTAAAAGAGTTTATTATTTTTCAAAATTTATTAGAAGAAGATTATTACAAAACTAAAAAAGTGTATGATTATGCAGATAAGTTAGGGTATTCTGCAAAAAAGCTTAATATGGTTGTAAAATTTATTGCAAACAAATCTGCTAAAGAGTTTATAGATGATACTGTTATAATTAAAGTGAAAAGATTGCTGATACATTATGATCTTTCTATAAAAGAGATTGCTTTTAAAACGGGTTTTAATGAGCCTACCAATTTGTATAAATATTTTAAAAAACACACTAATTCTACACCAGAAGAATTTAGAAAAAAGTATGCATAA
- a CDS encoding aspartate:alanine exchanger family transporter yields MEFFLELLTKDYFVLFLVIGLGIALGNIRIKGISFDTSAVIFVAIFFGYLYNLNGITFNIPPIIQSVGLVLFIYTIGMQAGPSFFSSFKEQGAKLILLAGITVITGGITAVSISYIYDVDMNMMSGLLTGALTSTPGLAASIEASQSPLASIGYGIAYPFGVLGVILFVKLGPTLFRVNIKKEEKDFEEKSKSNTPMVINKNLIISNENVNGKTINELRIRFMTKANISRIMKPNQLPTSPTKDTILETGDIIKAVGTVNALQRIEVLLGKVTDIKIPRSGTYEVKWYVVSNDTVVNKTIEELNLLENYSATITRIRRASIDLAPHPSTQIKYGDKILVSCSKGNVSVVTELFGDSLKRIGETSFLPVAFGIVIGILVGAIAIPLGGIGLKLGLTGGVLLSSIFLSWKGKFATVIWNLSGPANQILRQFGLLLFLTPVGLKAGQSLISAIEKHGFILFLYGALITLIPMITVVLVGRFILKINFLSILGALTGGMTSTPGLSATDSMTESDAPQIAYAAVYPFSLVLIIIVAEVMALL; encoded by the coding sequence ATGGAATTTTTTTTAGAATTACTCACTAAAGATTACTTTGTGTTATTTCTAGTTATTGGTTTAGGGATCGCCTTAGGAAACATTCGTATAAAAGGAATTAGTTTTGATACTTCTGCAGTTATTTTTGTTGCTATCTTTTTTGGATATCTCTACAATTTAAATGGCATTACCTTTAACATTCCTCCAATTATACAAAGTGTAGGTTTGGTCTTATTTATTTATACCATTGGTATGCAAGCAGGACCTTCTTTTTTTAGTTCTTTTAAAGAACAAGGAGCTAAATTAATTCTTTTGGCAGGAATTACGGTTATAACAGGTGGAATTACGGCCGTGTCTATTTCTTATATTTATGATGTAGATATGAATATGATGAGTGGTTTGTTAACAGGTGCGCTAACGTCTACACCTGGTTTGGCGGCTTCTATAGAGGCTTCTCAATCTCCTTTAGCATCCATTGGTTATGGTATTGCATATCCATTTGGAGTTTTAGGTGTTATTTTATTTGTAAAATTAGGACCTACATTATTTAGAGTAAACATTAAGAAAGAAGAAAAAGATTTTGAAGAAAAATCGAAATCTAACACACCAATGGTGATTAATAAAAACTTAATTATCTCTAATGAAAACGTAAACGGAAAAACAATTAATGAGTTAAGAATACGGTTTATGACCAAGGCTAATATTTCACGTATTATGAAGCCTAATCAGCTACCTACTTCTCCTACAAAAGATACTATTTTAGAAACAGGAGATATTATAAAAGCAGTAGGTACCGTTAATGCATTGCAAAGAATTGAAGTTTTATTAGGTAAAGTTACCGATATTAAAATTCCTAGAAGTGGCACCTATGAAGTAAAATGGTATGTGGTAAGTAATGATACTGTGGTAAATAAAACAATTGAAGAATTAAATCTTCTAGAAAATTATTCTGCTACCATTACACGTATTAGAAGAGCTAGTATAGATTTGGCTCCTCATCCTTCAACTCAAATTAAATATGGAGATAAAATTTTAGTTTCTTGTTCTAAAGGAAATGTTTCTGTAGTTACAGAACTTTTTGGAGATAGTTTAAAAAGAATAGGCGAAACTAGTTTTTTACCCGTTGCATTTGGTATTGTTATCGGTATTCTTGTAGGGGCAATTGCTATTCCGTTAGGAGGTATCGGTTTAAAATTAGGTCTTACTGGAGGTGTACTTTTATCTTCTATCTTTTTAAGTTGGAAAGGAAAATTTGCTACCGTAATTTGGAATTTATCAGGTCCTGCAAACCAAATATTGCGTCAGTTTGGACTTTTATTATTTCTAACTCCAGTTGGTTTAAAAGCAGGACAAAGTTTAATTTCTGCAATTGAAAAACATGGTTTTATTTTATTTTTATACGGCGCTCTAATTACCTTAATTCCTATGATTACAGTGGTTCTTGTAGGTCGATTTATTTTAAAAATTAACTTTTTGTCTATTTTAGGAGCTTTAACAGGAGGTATGACATCTACACCCGGGTTAAGTGCTACCGATTCTATGACAGAGTCTGATGCTCCGCAAATTGCTTATGCAGCAGTGTATCCTTTTTCATTGGTGCTTATAATTATTGTAGCAGAAGTAATGGCTTTGTTGTAG
- a CDS encoding succinate dehydrogenase cytochrome b subunit: MSGFFKSSVGRKVAMALSAFFLMFFLLQHFAINLLSVFSPDTFNEVSHFMGTNPLIQFALQPVLIFGVVFHFVLGFILELKNKKANGVGYAKNNGAANSSWMSRNMIWSGAAILAFIILHFIDFWIPEINTKFIQGDWSGTLQGIEGYRYHEELLHKFVPFWRVAAYVVAFVFLGLHLAHGFTSAFQSMGSTSGRKKTLQTIGKAYSIIIPLGFIFIAIYHYLNH; this comes from the coding sequence ATGAGCGGATTTTTCAAATCTTCAGTTGGAAGAAAGGTAGCCATGGCGCTTTCTGCATTCTTTTTAATGTTCTTCCTATTACAGCATTTTGCAATCAATCTTTTATCAGTTTTTAGCCCAGATACTTTTAACGAAGTTTCACATTTTATGGGAACAAACCCTTTAATACAATTTGCCTTGCAGCCGGTATTAATTTTTGGTGTGGTTTTTCATTTTGTATTGGGATTTATCTTAGAATTAAAAAACAAAAAAGCAAACGGAGTTGGGTATGCAAAGAACAATGGTGCAGCTAATTCATCTTGGATGAGCAGAAACATGATTTGGAGTGGAGCAGCTATTTTAGCTTTTATCATTTTACATTTTATCGATTTCTGGATTCCAGAAATTAACACAAAATTTATTCAAGGAGACTGGTCTGGTACTTTACAAGGAATAGAAGGGTACCGTTACCATGAAGAATTATTGCATAAATTTGTGCCATTTTGGAGAGTTGCTGCTTATGTAGTTGCTTTTGTATTCTTAGGATTACACTTAGCACACGGATTTACATCAGCATTTCAGTCTATGGGTTCTACATCTGGACGAAAAAAAACATTACAAACAATAGGTAAAGCATATTCAATTATAATTCCTTTAGGATTTATTTTTATTGCAATTTATCATTACTTAAACCATTAA
- a CDS encoding fumarate reductase/succinate dehydrogenase flavoprotein subunit, translated as MALDSKVPQGPIKDKWTDYKNKIDLVNPANKRNIDVIVVGTGLAGGSAAATLAELGYNVKAFAYQDSPRRAHSIAAQGGINAAKNYQGDGDSTYRLFYDTVKGGDYRSREANVYRLAEVSANIIDQCVAQGVPFARDYGGLLDNRSFGGVLVSRTFYAKGQTGQQLLLGAYSAMNRQIARGKIEMFNRHEMLDVVIVNGKARGIIARNLITGEIERHSAHAVVIGSGGYGNVYFLSTNAMGSNATAAWKIHKKGAYFANPCYTQIHPTCIPRSGDYQSKLTLMSESLRNDGRIWVPKNMEDVLAIREGKKTPKDLTEDQRDYYLERRYPAFGNLVPRDVASRAAKERCDAGYGVNATGEAVYLDFASAFTRYGEEQAKIHNIKNASPAKIKELGQEIVRAKYGNLFQMYEKIIDQNPYETPMMIYPAVHYTMGGVWVDYNLMTTIPGCYCIGEANFSDHGANRLGASALMQGLADGYFVLPYTIGDYLSDDIRTGKISTETPEFIEAEKEVTERISHFINNKGTKSVDYFHKKLGKVMWDKAGMSRNAKGLTEAMAEIKAIREEFWKEVSVPGTANEMNPELEKAGRVADFLELGELFAKDALMRAESCGGHFREESAELDGPQKGEAKRNDTDFAFAAAWEYKGEPADAVLHKEELEFNDIELKQRSYK; from the coding sequence ATGGCTTTAGATTCAAAAGTACCTCAAGGTCCAATTAAAGATAAATGGACAGATTATAAAAATAAAATAGACTTGGTAAACCCTGCAAACAAACGTAATATAGACGTTATTGTTGTAGGTACAGGATTAGCTGGTGGTTCTGCCGCAGCAACATTAGCAGAGTTAGGGTATAATGTAAAAGCATTTGCTTACCAAGATTCTCCAAGAAGAGCGCATTCTATTGCTGCACAAGGAGGTATCAACGCTGCAAAAAATTATCAAGGAGACGGAGATTCTACTTACAGATTGTTTTACGATACTGTAAAAGGTGGAGATTACCGTTCTAGAGAAGCAAACGTATATCGTTTAGCAGAGGTTTCTGCAAATATTATTGATCAATGTGTGGCACAAGGAGTTCCTTTTGCACGTGATTATGGTGGTTTGTTAGACAATCGTTCTTTTGGTGGAGTTTTAGTTTCTAGAACTTTTTATGCAAAAGGACAAACAGGTCAACAATTATTATTAGGAGCTTATTCTGCAATGAATAGACAAATTGCTCGTGGTAAAATTGAGATGTTTAACAGACATGAAATGTTAGACGTTGTTATTGTTAATGGAAAAGCAAGAGGAATTATTGCTAGAAATTTAATTACAGGAGAAATTGAGCGTCATTCTGCACATGCTGTTGTAATTGGTTCTGGAGGGTACGGTAACGTATATTTCTTATCTACAAATGCAATGGGTTCTAACGCTACTGCAGCTTGGAAAATTCATAAAAAAGGAGCATATTTTGCAAATCCTTGTTATACACAGATTCACCCAACATGTATTCCGCGTTCTGGAGATTATCAGTCTAAATTAACATTGATGTCTGAATCTTTACGTAATGATGGTCGTATTTGGGTTCCTAAAAACATGGAAGATGTTTTAGCTATTAGGGAAGGAAAGAAAACACCTAAAGATTTAACAGAAGACCAAAGAGATTACTATTTAGAAAGACGTTACCCTGCATTTGGTAACTTAGTACCGCGTGATGTTGCATCTAGAGCAGCAAAAGAACGTTGTGATGCTGGTTATGGAGTAAATGCAACAGGAGAAGCTGTTTATTTAGATTTTGCATCTGCTTTTACTCGTTATGGAGAAGAGCAAGCTAAGATTCATAATATAAAAAATGCATCACCTGCAAAAATAAAAGAATTAGGACAAGAGATTGTTAGAGCAAAATACGGAAACTTATTTCAGATGTATGAGAAAATCATAGATCAGAATCCATATGAAACTCCAATGATGATTTATCCAGCGGTACACTATACAATGGGTGGTGTTTGGGTTGATTATAACTTAATGACAACGATTCCTGGATGTTACTGTATTGGAGAAGCAAACTTCTCTGATCACGGAGCAAACAGATTAGGAGCTTCTGCATTAATGCAAGGTTTAGCAGATGGTTATTTCGTATTACCTTATACTATTGGAGATTATTTATCTGATGACATTAGAACTGGAAAAATTTCAACAGAAACTCCAGAATTTATTGAAGCAGAAAAAGAAGTTACAGAAAGAATTAGTCACTTTATTAATAATAAAGGAACAAAATCTGTAGATTATTTCCATAAGAAATTAGGAAAAGTAATGTGGGACAAGGCAGGAATGTCTAGAAACGCAAAAGGTTTAACAGAGGCAATGGCCGAAATTAAAGCGATTCGTGAAGAGTTTTGGAAAGAAGTTTCTGTTCCTGGAACAGCAAATGAAATGAATCCAGAATTAGAAAAAGCGGGTAGAGTAGCAGATTTCTTAGAATTAGGAGAATTGTTTGCAAAAGATGCTTTAATGAGAGCAGAATCTTGTGGAGGACACTTTAGAGAAGAATCGGCAGAATTAGACGGACCTCAAAAAGGAGAAGCAAAACGTAACGATACAGATTTCGCTTTTGCAGCTGCTTGGGAATATAAAGGAGAACCTGCAGATGCGGTTTTACATAAAGAAGAATTAGAGTTTAACGATATTGAATTGAAACAACGTTCATACAAATAA
- a CDS encoding succinate dehydrogenase/fumarate reductase iron-sulfur subunit translates to MNLTLKIWRQKDAGSKGQMVDYKVNDISEHMSFLEMMDVLNEQLVNGGEEPVAFDHDCREGICGACSLYINGEAHGPDRGVTTCQLHMRMFKDGDTITIEPFRAAAFPVIKDLVVDRMAFERIQQSGGYISVNTSGNTQDANSLPISKHAADDAMDAATCIGCGACVATCKNSSAMLFVGAKVSQYALLPQGQVEAADRVQNMVAQMDLEGFGNCTNTGACEVECPKGISLDNIARMNRELMKANL, encoded by the coding sequence ATGAATTTAACACTTAAAATTTGGAGACAAAAAGACGCTGGTTCAAAGGGTCAAATGGTAGACTATAAAGTGAATGATATTTCAGAGCACATGTCTTTTTTAGAAATGATGGATGTTTTGAATGAACAATTAGTAAATGGTGGTGAAGAACCAGTTGCTTTTGATCATGATTGTAGAGAAGGTATTTGTGGAGCGTGTTCTTTATACATTAATGGAGAAGCTCACGGACCAGATAGAGGAGTTACTACATGTCAGTTACACATGCGTATGTTTAAAGATGGTGATACTATTACAATAGAGCCTTTTAGAGCAGCAGCATTTCCTGTAATAAAAGATTTAGTAGTAGACAGAATGGCTTTTGAGCGTATTCAGCAGTCTGGTGGTTACATTTCTGTAAACACTTCTGGTAATACACAAGATGCAAACTCTTTACCTATTTCTAAACACGCAGCAGATGACGCTATGGATGCAGCAACTTGTATTGGTTGTGGTGCTTGTGTGGCAACGTGTAAAAACTCTTCTGCAATGTTATTTGTAGGTGCAAAAGTATCTCAGTATGCTTTATTACCACAAGGGCAAGTAGAAGCAGCAGATCGTGTACAAAACATGGTTGCGCAAATGGATTTAGAAGGTTTTGGAAACTGTACAAATACAGGAGCTTGTGAGGTAGAATGTCCTAAAGGAATTTCTTTAGACAATATAGCTCGTATGAATAGAGAGTTAATGAAAGCTAATTTATAA
- a CDS encoding helix-turn-helix domain-containing protein has product MEIKKTFFSIIFDVRKRKKKMLRKITIENPKEKAINVLQKIVTRRQELGLSQTDLAIKLNMTTSGYFKIEKGDSKLDLLRLFAIAECLDIDAKTLF; this is encoded by the coding sequence ATGGAAATAAAAAAAACCTTTTTTAGCATTATATTTGATGTAAGAAAAAGAAAAAAGAAAATGCTAAGAAAAATTACTATTGAAAATCCTAAAGAGAAAGCAATCAATGTTCTACAGAAAATTGTTACGAGAAGACAAGAATTAGGACTCTCTCAAACAGATTTAGCTATTAAATTAAACATGACCACAAGTGGATATTTTAAAATAGAAAAAGGAGACTCTAAACTAGATCTTTTAAGGCTATTTGCAATTGCAGAGTGTTTAGATATAGATGCTAAAACACTTTTTTAA
- a CDS encoding GLPGLI family protein — MKNKFTIVLLFFTSSIIWGQSNFSGIVYYESTISEKILKEYLKKKKDSIKNKELIKTLDKVYFQAKPINSKITFKNGSGIYEVDDNMNIDDNDVGLSIAKINAGGTNKYYYNDKDKKYLIKNCESLGDCFIYPNEFLEWKLTQETKTINGYKVLKATRANEKVIAWYTPEIPVSFGPKGEYGLPGLILELEISRSIFRVKKIILNPKDEVHVIEPKGGEFVTLEEFKKIIGKAKKSVFGN, encoded by the coding sequence ATGAAAAACAAGTTTACAATAGTATTGTTATTTTTTACATCTTCAATTATTTGGGGGCAATCTAATTTTTCTGGAATCGTATATTACGAATCAACAATAAGTGAAAAAATTCTAAAAGAATATTTAAAAAAGAAGAAAGATTCAATAAAAAATAAAGAACTTATAAAAACGTTAGATAAAGTTTATTTTCAGGCAAAACCAATCAATTCAAAAATTACATTTAAAAATGGTAGTGGTATTTATGAGGTAGATGATAATATGAATATAGATGATAATGATGTAGGTTTATCAATAGCTAAAATAAATGCTGGAGGCACTAATAAATACTATTACAATGATAAAGATAAAAAATACTTAATAAAAAATTGTGAATCCTTAGGTGATTGCTTTATATATCCTAATGAATTTTTAGAATGGAAATTAACACAAGAAACTAAAACCATTAATGGATACAAAGTTTTAAAGGCTACTAGAGCTAATGAAAAAGTAATTGCTTGGTATACTCCAGAAATACCTGTTAGTTTTGGTCCAAAAGGAGAATATGGTTTACCTGGTTTAATTCTTGAATTAGAAATAAGTAGATCTATTTTTAGAGTCAAGAAAATTATATTAAACCCAAAAGATGAGGTACATGTAATTGAGCCAAAAGGAGGAGAATTTGTAACTCTAGAAGAATTTAAAAAAATTATTGGTAAAGCCAAAAAGAGTGTTTTTGGTAATTAA